One window of the Ammospiza nelsoni isolate bAmmNel1 chromosome 2, bAmmNel1.pri, whole genome shotgun sequence genome contains the following:
- the PDE2A gene encoding cGMP-dependent 3',5'-cyclic phosphodiesterase, with protein MGQGCGHSILCRSQPYQAAASDIRGFLRAGDAAPGPEALQDALLSLGAALDAAALRDALRHALVTLLPAVEHVYIYLLDGDTRLLCDDPPHELPPNGKLRDAVQKQKRLECGGLLPAELPGRHLGPLAAPLAAGTQVLIIPLVDKNSGAVVCVILVHCGQLSDSDEQNLRALERHALVAVRRLQALQKLQPWPQVSLSTSSSQTSLAKAEKAPDSSYSDLDCKILQLCGELYDLDAASLQLKVINYLKQETQSLCCCLLLVSEDNHQLFCQVVGDRVLDEEISFSLTFGRLGQVVEDKKPITLKDISEEEHKQLSSMLGCEVTSMLCVPVISRATSQVVALACAFNKLSGESFTDTDEHKIQHCFCYTSTVLTSTLAFQKEQKLKCECQALLQVAKNLFTHLDDVSVLLQEIITEARNLSNAEICSVFLLDRLSHELVAKVFDGGVVDDESYEIRIPADQGIAGHVATTGKILNIKDAYSHPLFYRGVDDSTGFRTRNILCFPIKNESQEVIGVAELVNKINGPWFSKFDEDLATAFSIYCGISIAHSLLYKKVNEAQYRSHLANEMMMYHMKVSDDEYTKLLSEGIQPVSTIDPNFASFTYTPRSLPEDDTSMAILSMLQDMNFINTYKMDRQTLTRFCLMVKKGYRDPPYHNWMHAFSVSHFCYLLYKNLELVNYLEDIEIFALFISCMCHDLDHRGTNNSFQVASKSVLAALYSSEGSVMERHHFAQAIAILNSQGCNIFDHFSRKDYQRMLDLMRDIILATDLAHHLRIFKDLQKMAEVGYDSKNKQHRSLLLCLLMTSCDLSDQTKGWKTTRKIAELIYKEFFSQGDLEKAMGNSPLEMMDREKAYIPELQISFMEHIAMPIYKLLQDLFPKAAELYERVASNREQWTKVSHKFTIRGLPSNNSLDFLDEEYDPQVPDPQLNGCLEPEAGQPAEAGAE; from the exons GATGCTCTGCTGAGCCTGGGGGCTGCGCTTGATGCCGCTGCCCTGCGCGATGCCCTCCGCCATGCCCTTGTCACCCTGCTGCCCGCCGTG GAGCACGTCTACATCTACCTGCTGGATGGGGACACGCGGCTGCTCTGCGATGACCCCCCCCACGAGCTGCCGCCCAACGGGAAGCTCAG agaTGCTGTGCAGAAGCAGAAGCGGCTGGAATGTggggggctgctccctgccgAGCTCCCTGGCCGGCACCTGGGACCCCTGGCAGCGCCCCTGGCCGCTGGCACACaag TGCTCATCATCCCGCTGGTGGACAAGAACAGtggggctgtggtttgtgtcaTCCTG GTGCACTGTGGCCAGCTGAGTGACTCAGATGAGCAGAACCTGCGTGCGCTAGAGAGACAC GCCCTGGTGGCGGTCCGGCGCCTGCAAgccctgcagaagctgcagccctggccccaggtCAGCCTCTCCACCAGCTCCTCCCAGACCTCTCTGGCCAAGGCTGAGAAGGCACCTGACAGCAGCTACAGTGACCTGGACTGCAagatcctgcagctctgtg GTGAGCTGTATGACCTGGATGCCGCCTCGCTGCAGCTCAAGGTCATCAACTAC CTGAAGCAGGAGACCcagtctctgtgctgctgcctcctgctcgTCTCTGAGGACAACCACCAGCTCTTCTGCCAG GTGGTGGGGGACCGTGTCCTGGATGAGGAGATCAGCTTTTCA CTCACCTTTGGGCGCCTGGGGCAGGTGGTGGAGGACAAGAAGCCCATCACGCTGAAGGACATCAGTGAG gaggagcacaagcagctgagcagcatGCTGGGCTGTGAGGTCACCTCCatgctctgtgtccctgtcatTAGCCGGGCCACCTCCCAGGTGGTGGCACTGGCCTGCGCCTTCAACAAACTCAGTGGGGAGAG CTTCACAGACACGGACGAGCACAAGATCCAGCACTGCTTCTGCTACACCTCCACGGTGCTCACGAGCACCCTGGCCTTCCAGAAGGAGCAAAAGCTCAAGTGTGAGTGCCAG gccctgctgcaggtggcCAAGAACCTCTTCACCCACCTGG ATGATgtctctgtcctgctgcaggagatcaTTACGGAGGCCCGGAACCTCAGCAATGCTGAGAT ATGCTCTGTGTTCCTGCTGGACCGGCTCAGTCACGAGCTGGTGGCCAAGGTGTTCGATGGTGGAGTGGTGGATGACGAG AGCTACGAGATCCGCATCCCAGCAGACCAGGGCATCGCTGGGCACGTGGCCACCACTGGCAAGATCCTGAACATCAAGGATGCCTACTCACACCCGCTCTTCTACCGCGGCGTGGATGACAGCACTGGCTTCCGCACCCGCAACATCCTCTGCTTCCCCATCAAGAATGAGAGCCAGG AGGTCAttggggtggcagagctggtCAACAAGATCAATGGCCCTTGGTTCAGCAAGTTCGATGAGGACCTGGCCACTGCCTTCTCCATCTACTGCGGCATCAGCATCGCCCAT TCCCTGCTGTACAAGAAGGTGAATGAGGCACAGTACCGAAGCCACCTGGCCAACGAGATGATGATGTACCACATGAAG GTGTCTGATGATGAGTACACCAAACTGCTGAGTGAGGGCATCCAGCCTGTGTCCACCATTGACCCCAACTTTGCCAGCTTCACCTACACACCACGCTCACTGCCTGAGGACGACACCTCCATG GCCATCCTGAGTATGCTGCAAGACATGAATTTCATCAACACCTACAAGATGGACCGTCAGACGCTCACCAG GTTCTGCCTGATGGTAAAGAAGGGGTACCGTGACCCTCCCTACCACAACTGGATGCACGCCTTCTCCGTCTCCCACTTCTGCTACCTGCTCTACAAGAACCTGGAGCTCGTTAACTACCTGGA agACATCGAGATCTTTGCCCTCTTCATCTCCTGCATGTGCCACGACCTGGACCACAGAGGAACAAATAACTCCTTCCAGGTGGCCTCG AAATCAGTCCTGGCTGCGCTCTACAGTTCAGAGGGCTCTGTCATGGAG AGGCATCACTTTGCCCAAGCCATTGCTATCCTCAACAGCCAAGGCTGCAACATCTTTGACCACTTCTCCAGAAAG GACTATCAGCGCATGCTGGACTTGATGCGGGACATCATCCTGGCTACTGACCTGGCCCACCACCTCCGCATCTTCAAGGATCTCCAGAAAATGGCAGAAG TGGGATATGACTCCAAGAACAAGCAGCACCGcagcctgctgctctgcctgctcatgACCTCCTGTGACCTGTCTGACCAGACCAAGGGCTGGAAGACCACCAGGAAGATTGCA GAGCTGATCTACAAGGAGTTCTTCTCCCAGGGTGACCTG GAGAAAGCCATGGGGAACAGCCCGCTGGAGATGATGGACCGGGAGAAAGCCTACATCCCCGAGCTGCAGATCAGTTTCATGGAGCACATTGCCATGCCCATCTACAA ATTGCTGCAGGATCTCTtccccaaggcagcagagctctACGAGCGGGTGGCCAGCAACCGGGAGCAGTGGACCAAGGTCTCCCACAAATTCACCATCCGGGGGTTGCCCAGTAACAACTCCCTGGACTTTCTGGATGAGGAATATGACCCACAGGTCCCTGACCCCCAGCTCAATGGCTGCCTGGAACCTGAGGCGGGGCAGCCCGCCGAGGCTGGGGCCGAGTGA